A window of the Verrucomicrobiia bacterium genome harbors these coding sequences:
- a CDS encoding arylsulfatase: MDFRFRGFQLRTGWILIATILSAWMVKAATETPNLIWVMADDLGYGEVGCYGQRVIRTPRLDRMAREGLRFTRFYAGATVCAPSRSVLMTGLHHGHTRVRGNAGPNHPAAQALRLEDRTVAQTLREAGYATGLVGKWGLGDIGPAAGGLPRQQGFDEFFGYLNQRHAHNPFPDFLWRNEERVPLPNRITPVGTEGAGHAAEGLLYADDLFADEALKFVSRHAHHPFFLFWSPVAPHGNNERFRDLGNGAQPPDFGPYGILDWPDADKGHAAMITRLDSQVGRLLDHLELLGLSRKTLVIFTSDNGPHRESGHDLSRFRPAGPLRGIKRSLTDGGIRVPAIAWWPGRVPVGATSDHVAYFGDWMATAAELAGVPMPAGLDSLSLVPVLEGRPETVPSHEFLYWEFHEGGFQQAALLQGRWKGLRRGAPDAPIVLHDLDADPGELTDVAAAHPEMVARLDAYLRTARTASEDWVPQW; this comes from the coding sequence ATGGATTTCCGCTTTCGAGGCTTCCAGCTCCGAACCGGTTGGATACTGATCGCCACGATCCTGTCCGCATGGATGGTCAAAGCTGCCACGGAAACGCCCAACCTGATCTGGGTGATGGCGGATGATCTGGGCTACGGGGAGGTCGGATGCTACGGGCAGCGTGTGATTCGCACGCCCCGCCTGGACCGGATGGCGCGCGAGGGCCTGCGGTTCACCCGCTTCTACGCAGGCGCCACGGTCTGTGCCCCTTCCCGGTCCGTGTTGATGACCGGTCTTCACCACGGCCATACCCGGGTGCGGGGCAACGCGGGGCCCAACCACCCTGCAGCGCAGGCCCTGCGGCTGGAGGATCGAACGGTGGCGCAAACACTTCGGGAGGCAGGCTATGCCACCGGCCTCGTTGGCAAATGGGGGCTTGGAGACATCGGCCCGGCGGCAGGCGGCCTGCCCCGGCAGCAGGGTTTTGACGAGTTCTTCGGTTACCTCAACCAGCGCCATGCACACAACCCGTTCCCGGATTTCCTCTGGCGCAACGAAGAACGGGTCCCGCTGCCCAATCGCATCACGCCGGTCGGCACCGAGGGGGCCGGCCATGCCGCGGAGGGCCTCTTGTACGCCGACGACCTCTTCGCCGACGAGGCGCTGAAATTTGTTTCCCGGCACGCGCACCATCCGTTCTTCCTGTTCTGGAGCCCGGTGGCTCCCCACGGAAACAACGAACGTTTCCGGGACCTCGGCAACGGCGCCCAGCCGCCCGACTTCGGACCGTACGGTATCCTGGACTGGCCCGATGCCGACAAGGGACACGCCGCAATGATCACCCGCCTCGACAGCCAGGTCGGGCGGCTCCTCGACCACCTGGAGCTCCTCGGACTTTCGCGGAAGACCCTGGTAATTTTTACAAGCGACAACGGACCTCACAGGGAGAGCGGCCATGACCTCTCCCGGTTTCGACCCGCGGGACCCCTTCGAGGCATCAAACGGAGCCTGACCGACGGGGGCATTCGCGTGCCGGCGATCGCGTGGTGGCCGGGCCGGGTTCCGGTGGGTGCAACCTCCGACCATGTCGCCTATTTCGGTGACTGGATGGCCACGGCGGCCGAACTGGCCGGAGTTCCCATGCCTGCGGGCCTCGACTCGTTGAGCCTGGTCCCGGTGCTGGAGGGGCGTCCGGAGACGGTGCCATCCCACGAGTTCCTCTACTGGGAGTTCCATGAGGGCGGCTTCCAGCAGGCGGCATTGCTCCAGGGCCGATGGAAGGGACTGCGTCGGGGCGCGCCTGACGCACCCATCGTCCTCCACGACCTGGACGCGGATCCCGGCGAACTCACCGATGTGGCCGCCGCGCACCCGGAGATGGTCGCACGGCTGGATGCTTATCTTCGAACGGCCCGGACGGCGTCCGAGGATTGGGTGCCGCAGTGGTAG